Genomic DNA from Thermobifida alba:
CGGCGCCCCCAACAGCGTCGTGGAGCCCGGCGCCCCGGTGGTGCGCGTGGTGGGCGTGGCGCTGATGGGCGGGGTCGAGGTCATCCGCAAACGCCGCAAGCACCAGAAGGACCGGCGGAACAGGGAACTCGACCAGGGCGACTGAGCGCCGCCCCGGGGCCGGTTTCTTCCCCGGGACACGACCGAACCCTTGCCCACAGCGACCATTCAGTGACAAGCTGCACCCATCTCTGCCTACTTTCCGCGACCGTCCCGCCACCCTCGGGGCCGGTCGCCCGTCAGGAGGATGAGCGTGCGCACACCGACCGGACACCCCCTGCTGACCGCGCGCCTGGGATCGCGGCTCTCCGTCGTCGCCGTCACCGCCGCACTGTTGACCTTCGGCCTCTCCCCCGCCTCGTCCGCGTCCCCGCTCCCCGCGGACGAGGCCGTCCTGCCCCACCTGGTCACCACCGGGGCCATCCGCACCCACCTGCAGAACCTGGACACCATCGCCGCGTACAACGGCGGCAACCGGGCCACCGGCACACCCGGCTACGACGTGGCCGCCAAGTACGTCACCGACCAGCTCAGACGCGCCGGCTACCAGGTCGCCAAGGACCACTACTCGTTCGACGAGTGGGTGGAGCACAGCGACGCGGTCCTGGCCCAGACCGCGCCGGAGAGCCGGGACTTCACCCTCGACGAGGACTTCCTGAGCATGGCCTACTCGGGCGCCGGGGACGTCACCGCGCCCGCGGTGCCGGTGGACGCCGACAGCGCCGACAGCGGCTGCGAGGCGGCGGACTTCGCCGGCTTCCCCGCCGGAGCGATCGCGATCCTCCAGCGCGGGACCTGCACCTTCGAGGAGAAGGTGGCCAACGCGGCCGAGGCCGGGGCCGCGGGCGCGGTGATCTTCAACCACGGGGCCACCCCCAACGACACCGGACCGATCAGCGGCACCCTGAGCACCCCGGCGGCGATCCCGGCCGTGGGCGCCTCCACCGCGGTCGGCGAGGCGCTGCTCGCCGCGGGCGACGGCCTGGAACTGCGCCTCAAGGTCGACTCGGCGATCAGGACCTCCCACTCCTACAACGTCATCGCCGAGACCAGGGGCGGCAACCGGGACAACGTGGTGGTGGTCGGCGCCCACCTCGACGGCGTCCCCGACGGGCCGGGGATCAACGACAACGGCAGCGGCGTCGCCACGCTCCTGGAGATCGCCAAGCAGCTGAACCGGCTCGACGCCCCCGAGAACAAGGTGCGCTTCGCCTTCTGGGGCAGCGAGGAGGTGGGCCTCGTCGGCTCCACCTCCTACGTCGAGCGCCTCACCGACCGGGAGCGGGAGCGGATCGCGCTCTACCTGAACTTCGACATGCTCGGCTCGCACAACTACGCCCGCCTCGTCTACGACGGCCGCAACGAACTGCCCGGCTCCGTCGCCGCCCCGGCCGGGTCGGCGGCGATCCAGAAGGTCTTCGAGGACTACTTCACCGCCCGGGGCCTGGTGTCGGAGCCCACGGAGTTCAGCGGACGCTCCGACTACCGGGCGTTCATGCTGGCCGGCATCCCGTCGGGCGGCCTGTTCAGCGGCGCCGACGGCACCAAGACCGAAGAGCAGGCCGCCCACTACGGCGGTACCGCCGGGGCGCAGTACGACCCCTTCTACCACACCGCCGACGACAGCCTCGCCCACGTCAACTGGGACAGCATCGACGAACTCTCCGACGGAGCCGCCTACGCGGTGGAGGTCTTCGCCGCCAGCACCCTCCCGGTGAACGGGGTGGCGCCGTTCTCCGCCAGGGCGCTGTCCCCCGACTCCTTCGACCGCGCCGGAGACCTGTGGACGCGCTGACCCTCCCGTAGCGCCCCGCGGGTCCGCCGCGACGGCCGCCCGGGGCACCCGCGACCGGCACGCGGCGGGTGCCCCGGGACAATGGCGGCGAGAGGGGCGACCGAGCCGGGAGGGCCGCATGACGGGCAGGAGCAGCGCACGGGCACTGGTCGAACGGACCCTGGACGCCGGGACCTTCGTCTCCTGGGACGAGGCCCCCGTGGACGTGCGTCCCGACCCCGGGTACGCGGCCGAACTCGCCCGCGCCGCCGAACGCAGCGGCTGCGACGAGTCCGTCATCACCGGCGAGGGCAGACTGCGCGGCCGCCGGGTGGCGATCGTGGCCAGCGAGTTCGCGTTCCTGGCCGGTTCGGTCGGGGTGGCCGCCGCCGAGCGGCTGGTGCGGGCGGTGGAACGCGCCACCGCCGAGCGGCTGCCGCTGCTGGCCTCCCCCGCCTCGGGCGGCACCCGCATGCAGGAGGGCACGCTCGCCTTCCTGGCGATGGCGAAGATCTCCGCGGCGGTCGCCGTGCACAAGGCGGCGGGGCTGCCCTACCTCGTGTACCTGCGCCATCCCACCACCGGCGGGGTGCTGGCCTCGTGGGGGTCGCAGGGGCACGTGACGGTCGCCGAGCCCGGGGCGCTCATCGGCTTCCTGGGGCCGCGGGTGTACCGGGCGCTGTACGGCCGGGAGTTCCCCGAGGGGGTGCAGACCGCCGAGAACCTGTACCGCCACGGACTGGTCGACGCGGTGCTGGCCCCCGAGCACCTGGCGGCGATCACCGACCGGACGCTCACCGTGCTGCTGGCCCGGCCCCGCCCTCCGGCCCAGGACACGGGGGCGGTCCGGGAGGAGCCCCCGCAGGTCACGGCCTGGGACTCGATCCTGCGGTCGCGCCGGCCGGACCGTCCCGGGGTGCGGCAGCTGCTGCGGTACGCCGCCCGCGACGTGGTGCCGCTCAACGGCACCGGGGAGGGCGAGGCCGACCCGGGTCTGCTGCTGGCGCTGGCCCGGTTCGGCGACGCCCCCTGCGTGCTGCTGGGCCAGGACCGTGACCGGCAGAGTCCCGAGCACCCGCTGGGGCCGGCCGCGCTGCGGGAGGCCCGCCGCGGCATGCACCTGGCGCGGGAACTGCGGTTGCCGCTGGTCACCGTGATCGACACCCCCGGGGCGGCGCTGTCCAGGGAAGCCGAGGAGCAGGGCATGGCCGGACAGATCGCCCGCTGCCTGGCCGAACTGGTGACCCTGGAGGCACCCACCCTGTCGGTGCTGCTCGGCCAGGGCAGCGGCGGCGGTGCGCTGGCCCTGGCCCCGGCCGACCGGGTGGTCTGCGCCCGGCACGCGTGGCTGTCCCCGCTGCCACCGGAGGGTGCGAGTGCCATCGTGCACCGCACCACCGCCCACGCCCCGCAGCTCGCCGCCGCCCAGGGCGTGTGCTCCACGCAGCTGTCCGCCAACGGCATCGTGGACCGCGTCGTCGCCGAGCACGACGACGCCGCGGACGAACCCGAGGCCTTCTGCCGCCGCATGGGCGCGGTCCTGGCCCGCGAACTGGCCGTCCTGTTCCACCGCGACCCGGCCGAGCGACTGGCCGCCCGCCACGCCCGCTACCGCCGCCTGGGACTGCCCGGGCCGGCCTGACCCGCCCGGGGTCAGCCTCCGGCGTCCTCCCCGGCCGGCCGCTCGCCCCGCTCCGCCCGATCGGGTTCCTCGCTCTCGACGCCGCAGCCGGGCGCCTGGGGCGGTGCTCCCGGACCGGGGTCGGCGGCGGCGATCTCCCCCGCACCGAGCCGGTCGAGTCCGGGGTCGGGGTCGAAAGGTCTGCTGGTCATACGGTCCCCCTCCCCGGCCTCCCCGCCCGCACCGAGGTGCCGCGGCCCGCCGTCCCCGCCCCCGGGGAGGCGCACCGCCACTGGCTAGGGTGAGCCCATGAAGGAACGCGACATCGACAAGCCCGTCGTGCTGTCGAAGATCTACACCCGCACCGGTGACGACGGCACCACGGCGCTGGTGGACATGAGCCGCACCCGCAAGACCGACGAGCGGCTGGCCGCCTACGCCGACGTGGAGGAGGCCAACGCGGCGATCGGGGTGGCGCTGGCCCTCGGCGAGATAGGCGAGGACGTGCGCGCGGTACTGGGCCGGGTGCAGAACGAACTGTTCGACCTGGGCGCGGACCTGGCCAACCCGGTGGTGCCCGACCCCGAGCACCCCCCGCTGCGGGTCGAGCCCGCCTACGTGGAACGGCTGGAGGCCGACTGCGACCGGTACAACGCGGACCTGCCCACGCTGCGCAGCTTCATCCTGCCCGGCGGCTCCCCCGCCGCCGCGCTGCTGCACACCGCCCGCGTGGTCACCCGCCGCGCGGAACGCTCCGCGTGGGCGGCGATCGAGGCGTACGGCGACTCGGTCAACCCGCTGACCGCGACCTACCTGAACCGGCTGTCGGACCTGCTGTTCATCCTGTGCCGGGTGGTGAACCAGGGCGACGACGTCCTGTGGAAGCCCGGCGGCGACCGGGACTGAACGGCACACGACAGTGGCGGACGGCCCCCCCCAGAGGCCGCCCGCCACTGTCACCACCGTCGGCGTCTACTCGTCGTCATCGTCCTGCCAGAGCACACCCGGCGGCATCGACTCCAACCAGGACAGGAAACCGGTCAGGGCCGCGTCGCTCATCGCCAGCTCGTAGACCGGCTCCTTGGGGTCGGAGCCGTCGGAGGCGGTCCAGCCCACCTCGACGACCACCAGGTCGTCGGTCAGCTCCCGCAGTTCCTCCCCCTCGGGGGCGCGGCGCCCCACAACGACGAGACCGCGGCGCGGCAGTTCGACTGCCGGCCGCGGCCACAGGGAGAAGATGCGGTACCAGCGCAGCTCGTCGGTCCCGTACCGACCGCATCCGATCCGCCAGGGGCGGCGTCGGCCGTGCACGGGACGCAGGTAGCACTCGACCGCTCCGCCACCGCGTTCCAGGGCGTACCGTCGCGCGATCACCGCGACGAGCGCCAGCAGGGCGAGGGCGAGCAGCGAGAAGAACGACCATTCGGCGATCTCGAACCACGTTCCGATGTTCAGCTGCTCCCCCAAGAGTCCCCCGCGTACCCGGGACGTGCTCCCGTGTACGCGCCGTCACCCACCCGCCGTGACGACGGTCAGGCGGCTTCTCCGGCGGCCCGCAGACGGCTGCGCGCACGGGCGACGCGCGCCTGCGCCTCCTCGTCGCCGAGCGCGGAGCCCTCGGCGCGCTTCAGCGCGGTGCGGGCCCGCTCCACGTCGATCTCCTCGGCCAGCTCGGCGATCTCCGCGAGGATCGAGATCCGGTCACCCAGGGTCGCGGCGATGAAGCCGCCGTGCACCGCGGCACGGACCTCGCCGGTCTCCCGGGCGCCCAGGATGCGCACCACCGAGCCGGGCGCGAGCAGCGCCAGCACGGGGACGTGCCCCGGCTGGATGCCGATCTCGCCTTCGACCGTCTTGGCGATGACCATGTCGCCCTCGCCCGCCCAGAGTTCCCGCTCGGGCGTGACGAGTTCAACAAAGAGCTTCTTCGACACTGCCACAACTCCTCAGATCGAGGGCCGCTCCACCGGGTTCGGGGGCGGCGGCGCGTGCACCGCCGCCCCCTCCCCCCGGCTGCTAGCCCTGCAGCGTCTTCGCCTTCTCGACGGCCATCTCGATGTTGCCGACGTCCAGGAACGCCTGCTCGGGCAGGTGGTCGTACTCGCCGTCGCAGACCGCCTTGAAGGAGGCGATGGTCTCCTCCAGCGGCACGAACACGCCCGGGGTTCCGGTGAACTTCTCGGCCACGAACATGTTCTGCGACAGGAAGCGCTCCAGACGCCGCGCCCGGTGCACGATGATCTTGTCCTCTTCGGACAGCTCGTCGATACCGAGGATGGCGATCTGGTCCTGCAGGTCGTTGTTGCGCTGCAGGATCTCCTTGACCCGCTGGGCCACCTCGTAGTGCTCCTGGCCCACGTACTGCGGGTCGAGGATGCGGGAGGTGGAGGTCAGCGGGTCCACCGCCGGGTAGATGCCCTTCTGCGAGATCGGGCGGGAGAGCTCGGTCGTCGCGTCCAGGTGGGCGAAGGTCGTCGCCGGGGCCGGGTCGGTGTAGTCGTCCGCGGGCACGTAGATCGCCTGCATCGAGGTGATCGAGTGGCCGCGGGTCGAGGTGATCCGCTCCTGGAGCAGACCCATCTCGTCGGCGAGGTTCGGCTGGTAGCCCACCGCGGAGGGCATGCGGCCCAGCAGGGTGGAGACCTCGGAGCCGGCCTGGGTGAAGCGGAAGATGTTGTCGATGAACAGCAGCACGTCCTGCTTCTGCACATCGCGGAAGTACTCCGCCATGGTCAGCGCCGACAGCGCGACCCGCAGACGGGTGCCCGGGGGCTCGTCCATCTGCCCGAAGACGAGGGCGGTGTCCTGGAGGACGCCCATCTCCTCCATCTCCAGGAAGAGGTCGGTGCCCTCACGGGTGCGCTCGCCCACGCCCGCGAACACGGACACACCACCGAAGTTGCGGGCGATACGGGTGATCATCTCCTGGATGAGCACCGTCTTGCCGACACCCGCACCACCGAACAGACCGATCTTGCCACCGCGCACGTACGGGGTGAGCAGGTCGATGACCTTGATACCGGTCACCATCATCTCGGTCTTCGACTCCAGCTGGTCGAAGGCCGGGGCCGGCCGGTGGATCGGCCAGTACTCGGTGACCTGGAGCTCGGACTTGGGGATGTCCTGGGGCTCACCCAGGGTGTTGAACACGTGGCCCTTGATGCCGTCGCCGACCGGAACGCTGATCGGCGCACCGGTGTCGCGCACCTCGGCGCCGCGGACCAGACCGTCCTGCGGGGCGAGGCTGATGGTGCGGACCAGGTTGTCACCGAGGTGCTGGGCGACCTCAAGGGTGATGGTCTTGGTCTCGCCGCTGAGGGTGACGTCGGTCTTCAGGGCGTTGTAGATCGGAGGCAGGGAGCCGACGGGGAACTCCACGTCGACGACCGGGCCGGTGACCCGGGCGATGCGGCCGGTCGCCGTCGCGGGCGCGGCCGTCCCTTCAGCAGTCGCAGTCACTTCTCTTACTCACTCCCCGCGCTGGCAGCAGTGAGGGCGTCGGCGCCGCCGACGATCTCGCTGATCTCGTTGGTGATCTCCGCCTGGCGGGCCTGGTTGGCCTGGCGGGTCAGGGTCTTGACAAGCTCCTCGGCGTTGTCGGTGGCCGCCTTCATCGCGGCGCGGCGCGACGCGTGCTGGGACGCGGCCGACTCAAGGAGGGCGAAGTAGATCCGGTTCGTCACGTACTGGGGAAGCAGCTGGTCCAGCACTTCCTCGGCGCCGGGTTCGAACTCGTACAGCGGCAGGGGGCCCTGCTCGGCCTCAAGGACCTTGGGCTCGACCGCCTCGACCTCCAGCGGCAGGATCCGCGCGGCCCTGGCCACCTGGGTGATCATGGAGACGAACTCGGTGGAGACGATGTGGATCTCGTCGACGCCGCCCTCCGCGGTGTCCTGGATGAACTTGTCCATCAGGACCGAGGAGATCTCCTTGGCGTGCATGTAGGAGGGGCGCTCGGTGAAGCCCTCCCAGGAGTCCGCCAGGGGACGCTCGCGGAAGTTGTAGAACCCGATGCCCTTGCGGCCCACCATGTAGGTGAGCACTTCCTTGCCCTGCTCGGTGAGGAGCTGGGTGAGGCTCTCGGCTTCCTTGATCGCGTTGGCGGTGTAGGCGCCGGCGAGGCCCTTGTCGCTGGTGATGACCAGGACGGCGGCCCGGGTGGGGTTCTCCGCCTCGGTCAACAGCGGATGCTCGCTGACGCGAGCGGCCACCGCGGACACCGCCCTGGTGATCTCCCGAGCGTAGGGGCCAGCCGCTTCGGCCGCCCGCTGCGCCTTGGTGATGCGCGTGGCGGCGATGAGTTCCATCGCGCGGGTGATCTTCGCCATCGACTTGGTCGAGCGGATCCTCCGGCGATAGACGCGAAGCTGTGCACCCATGGGCTACTTCCCGCTGGTCTTGGCGACCTTGATGGTCTCCTGGCCGACCTCGGACTCCTCCAGCGCCTCGGCCGGGGCCTCGGTGCCGAGCACGGTGCCGGCACTGGTCTGGAAGGTCTTCTTGAACTCGTTGATCGCGTCGGTGAGCGCCTCGGCGGTCTCGTCCTCGAACTTCTCGGTCTCCCGGATGGTGTCGAGGATCTTGCTGTGCTCGCGGCGCAGGTGGCCGAGGAACTCCGACTCGAAGCGGCGGATGTCCTCGACCGGGACGTCGTCCAGCTTGCCGGTGGTGCCGGCCCAGATGGAGACGACCTCCTCCTCCATCGGGAAGGGGGTGTACTGGCCCTGCTTGAGCAGCTCCATGAGGCGGGCGCCCCGCTCCAGCTGCGCCTTGGAGGCCGCGTCCAGGTCCGAGCCGAAGGCGGCGAACGCCTCCAGGTCGCGGTACTGGGCCAGCCCCACGCGCAGGGAGCCGACCACCTTCTTCATGGCCTTGGTCTGCGCGGCGCCACCGACACGGGAGACGGAGATACCGACGTTGATCGCCGGGCGCTGGCCCTGGTTGAACAGGTCGGACTCCAGGAAGACCTGGCCGTCGGTGATGGAGATGACGTTGGTCGGGATGTAGGCCGACACGTCGTTGGCCTTGGTCTCGATGATCGGCAGACCGGTCATCGACCCCGCACCCAGTTCGTCGGAGAGCTTCGCGCAGCGCTCCAGAAGACGGGAGTGCAGGTAGAAGACGTCACCGGGGTAGGCCTCACGGCCCGGCGGGCGGCGCAGCAGCAGCGAGACCGCGCGGTAGGCCTCGGCCTGCTTGGTCAGGTCGTCGAAGACGATGAGGACGTGCTTGCCCTGGTACATCCAGTGCTGGCCGATGGCCGAACCGGTGTAGGGGGCGATGTACTTGAAGCCCGCGGGGTCGGAGGCGGGAGCGGCCACGATGGTGGTGTACTCCATCGCGCCGGCCTCCTCCAGGGCGCCGCGCACACCGGCGATGGTGGAGCCCTTCTGGCCCACCGCGACGTAGATGCAGCGCACCTGCTTGCTCGGGTCGCCGGACTCCCAGTTGGCCTTCTGGTTGATGATCGTGTCGATGCAGACCGCGGTCTTGCCGGTCTGCCGGTCGCCGATGATCAGCTGGCGCTGACCGCGGCCGATCGGGGTCATCGAGTCGATCGCCTTGATACCGGTCTGCAGCGGCTCGTGCACCGGCTTGCGCTGCATGACCGTGGCCGCCTGGAGTTCGAGTTCGCGGCGCTGGGTCGTCTCGATCTCGCCCTTGCCGTCGATCGGCCGGCCGAGGGGGTCGACCACCCGGCCCAGGTAGGCGTCGCCCACCGGGACGGAGAGGACCTGGCCGGTCCGCCGCACCGTCTGGCCTTCCGCGATGTTGGTGAAGTCACCGAGGACGACGACACCGACCTCGCCGATCTCCAGGTTCTGCGCGATTCCCTGGGTGCCGTCCTCGAATTCCAGCAGCTCGTTCGCCATCGCAGAGGGAAGGCCACTGACGCGGGCGATGCCGTCACCGGAGTAGGTGACGGTTCCGATCTCCTCGCGTGCGGCGGCGTCAGGCTCGTACGACTGGACGAAGCGCTGCAGCGCGTCCCGGATCTCCTCCGGTCGGATCGTCAGCTCCGCCATCTCACGTATGTCCTTGCTCTCATTGGCGCCGCGGTGCGGCGCCGTGCGTCTTGCGTTCGGTGCGTCGTCGCGTCAGCCGGCCAGGCGCCGCCGGATCTCGGCGATGCGCCCCGCGATGGTGCCGTCGATGACCTCGTCGCCCACGCGGATGGAGAGTCCACCCACGATCTCCGGCGCGATCTCGATGTTCAGGTG
This window encodes:
- a CDS encoding DUF2550 domain-containing protein, with the translated sequence MGEQLNIGTWFEIAEWSFFSLLALALLALVAVIARRYALERGGGAVECYLRPVHGRRRPWRIGCGRYGTDELRWYRIFSLWPRPAVELPRRGLVVVGRRAPEGEELRELTDDLVVVEVGWTASDGSDPKEPVYELAMSDAALTGFLSWLESMPPGVLWQDDDDE
- a CDS encoding acetyl-CoA carboxylase carboxyltransferase subunit alpha/beta — protein: MTGRSSARALVERTLDAGTFVSWDEAPVDVRPDPGYAAELARAAERSGCDESVITGEGRLRGRRVAIVASEFAFLAGSVGVAAAERLVRAVERATAERLPLLASPASGGTRMQEGTLAFLAMAKISAAVAVHKAAGLPYLVYLRHPTTGGVLASWGSQGHVTVAEPGALIGFLGPRVYRALYGREFPEGVQTAENLYRHGLVDAVLAPEHLAAITDRTLTVLLARPRPPAQDTGAVREEPPQVTAWDSILRSRRPDRPGVRQLLRYAARDVVPLNGTGEGEADPGLLLALARFGDAPCVLLGQDRDRQSPEHPLGPAALREARRGMHLARELRLPLVTVIDTPGAALSREAEEQGMAGQIARCLAELVTLEAPTLSVLLGQGSGGGALALAPADRVVCARHAWLSPLPPEGASAIVHRTTAHAPQLAAAQGVCSTQLSANGIVDRVVAEHDDAADEPEAFCRRMGAVLARELAVLFHRDPAERLAARHARYRRLGLPGPA
- the atpD gene encoding F0F1 ATP synthase subunit beta; translation: MTATAEGTAAPATATGRIARVTGPVVDVEFPVGSLPPIYNALKTDVTLSGETKTITLEVAQHLGDNLVRTISLAPQDGLVRGAEVRDTGAPISVPVGDGIKGHVFNTLGEPQDIPKSELQVTEYWPIHRPAPAFDQLESKTEMMVTGIKVIDLLTPYVRGGKIGLFGGAGVGKTVLIQEMITRIARNFGGVSVFAGVGERTREGTDLFLEMEEMGVLQDTALVFGQMDEPPGTRLRVALSALTMAEYFRDVQKQDVLLFIDNIFRFTQAGSEVSTLLGRMPSAVGYQPNLADEMGLLQERITSTRGHSITSMQAIYVPADDYTDPAPATTFAHLDATTELSRPISQKGIYPAVDPLTSTSRILDPQYVGQEHYEVAQRVKEILQRNNDLQDQIAILGIDELSEEDKIIVHRARRLERFLSQNMFVAEKFTGTPGVFVPLEETIASFKAVCDGEYDHLPEQAFLDVGNIEMAVEKAKTLQG
- a CDS encoding F0F1 ATP synthase subunit epsilon — its product is MSKKLFVELVTPERELWAGEGDMVIAKTVEGEIGIQPGHVPVLALLAPGSVVRILGARETGEVRAAVHGGFIAATLGDRISILAEIAELAEEIDVERARTALKRAEGSALGDEEAQARVARARSRLRAAGEAA
- a CDS encoding cob(I)yrinic acid a,c-diamide adenosyltransferase, whose protein sequence is MKERDIDKPVVLSKIYTRTGDDGTTALVDMSRTRKTDERLAAYADVEEANAAIGVALALGEIGEDVRAVLGRVQNELFDLGADLANPVVPDPEHPPLRVEPAYVERLEADCDRYNADLPTLRSFILPGGSPAAALLHTARVVTRRAERSAWAAIEAYGDSVNPLTATYLNRLSDLLFILCRVVNQGDDVLWKPGGDRD
- a CDS encoding F0F1 ATP synthase subunit gamma is translated as MGAQLRVYRRRIRSTKSMAKITRAMELIAATRITKAQRAAEAAGPYAREITRAVSAVAARVSEHPLLTEAENPTRAAVLVITSDKGLAGAYTANAIKEAESLTQLLTEQGKEVLTYMVGRKGIGFYNFRERPLADSWEGFTERPSYMHAKEISSVLMDKFIQDTAEGGVDEIHIVSTEFVSMITQVARAARILPLEVEAVEPKVLEAEQGPLPLYEFEPGAEEVLDQLLPQYVTNRIYFALLESAASQHASRRAAMKAATDNAEELVKTLTRQANQARQAEITNEISEIVGGADALTAASAGSE
- the atpA gene encoding F0F1 ATP synthase subunit alpha: MAELTIRPEEIRDALQRFVQSYEPDAAAREEIGTVTYSGDGIARVSGLPSAMANELLEFEDGTQGIAQNLEIGEVGVVVLGDFTNIAEGQTVRRTGQVLSVPVGDAYLGRVVDPLGRPIDGKGEIETTQRRELELQAATVMQRKPVHEPLQTGIKAIDSMTPIGRGQRQLIIGDRQTGKTAVCIDTIINQKANWESGDPSKQVRCIYVAVGQKGSTIAGVRGALEEAGAMEYTTIVAAPASDPAGFKYIAPYTGSAIGQHWMYQGKHVLIVFDDLTKQAEAYRAVSLLLRRPPGREAYPGDVFYLHSRLLERCAKLSDELGAGSMTGLPIIETKANDVSAYIPTNVISITDGQVFLESDLFNQGQRPAINVGISVSRVGGAAQTKAMKKVVGSLRVGLAQYRDLEAFAAFGSDLDAASKAQLERGARLMELLKQGQYTPFPMEEEVVSIWAGTTGKLDDVPVEDIRRFESEFLGHLRREHSKILDTIRETEKFEDETAEALTDAINEFKKTFQTSAGTVLGTEAPAEALEESEVGQETIKVAKTSGK
- a CDS encoding M20/M25/M40 family metallo-hydrolase: MSVRTPTGHPLLTARLGSRLSVVAVTAALLTFGLSPASSASPLPADEAVLPHLVTTGAIRTHLQNLDTIAAYNGGNRATGTPGYDVAAKYVTDQLRRAGYQVAKDHYSFDEWVEHSDAVLAQTAPESRDFTLDEDFLSMAYSGAGDVTAPAVPVDADSADSGCEAADFAGFPAGAIAILQRGTCTFEEKVANAAEAGAAGAVIFNHGATPNDTGPISGTLSTPAAIPAVGASTAVGEALLAAGDGLELRLKVDSAIRTSHSYNVIAETRGGNRDNVVVVGAHLDGVPDGPGINDNGSGVATLLEIAKQLNRLDAPENKVRFAFWGSEEVGLVGSTSYVERLTDRERERIALYLNFDMLGSHNYARLVYDGRNELPGSVAAPAGSAAIQKVFEDYFTARGLVSEPTEFSGRSDYRAFMLAGIPSGGLFSGADGTKTEEQAAHYGGTAGAQYDPFYHTADDSLAHVNWDSIDELSDGAAYAVEVFAASTLPVNGVAPFSARALSPDSFDRAGDLWTR